The DNA sequence GGGCTGGGGCCCGGGGCGCGCTGCGGAGCGGCCTCGCGGATGACTCCGGTCGGCGACGGCTTGAGCGGGGCCGGGTGTGCTCGCGCCGCGATCCGCTGTGGAGACGGTCCGGACCGCGGTGGGCCGGCATCAGTACGTGTCCACAGCCACACCGCCAAGACGACGGCGGCCACCGCCAGGCCCGCGCCCACCCATGTCCGCCGGAAGCCCCAGCCGGCGCGGGTTGGCGCACCTGCGGGCATCAACACCGCGCGCTCCGGCGCCGCCTCGATGGCGGAGAGCGCGCACAGCGCCGCCTGCGCCTGCTCCCACGCCGCGGCCTCAGCCCGACAGCGGCCGCAGGTGTGGAGGTGCGCGGCCACCTCGGCGCGCCGGTGCGCCGGCAGGTCGCCCTCCACGTACTCGCCCAACATCCGCGTGATCTTGCGGCACTTCACGGCTGGGTCCTATCCTCCTGGGCCGCCCGCACGTACTCGTCCTTGAAGGCGCGCTTGGCGCGGTGGACGGTGACCTTGGCACGGCTGAGCGACCAGCGCAGGCAGTCGGCGATTTCCTGGTGCGACAGGCACATGGAGTAGCGCAGAACTAGCACCAGCCGGTGGGCCGGCTTCAAGCGCGCGAGCACGGCGCGCACCTGCTCGACTTCACCCGGCTCGGGCGCGGTTATCGGCTCGACTGCCGCCGCCACGGGCTCGGGGCGGCGGCGGCGCCGGGCCTCGCGGGTGACGTTGACGGTGATGCGGTATAGCCAGGTGCTGAAGCTCGACCGCCCGACGAACTTCGGCAAACCCCGCCAGGCGCGCACGAACGTCTCTTGGAGCAGGTCCTGAGCGTCG is a window from the Armatimonadota bacterium genome containing:
- a CDS encoding zf-HC2 domain-containing protein, whose amino-acid sequence is MKCRKITRMLGEYVEGDLPAHRRAEVAAHLHTCGRCRAEAAAWEQAQAALCALSAIEAAPERAVLMPAGAPTRAGWGFRRTWVGAGLAVAAVVLAVWLWTRTDAGPPRSGPSPQRIAARAHPAPLKPSPTGVIREAAPQRAPGPSPARRVAHRPYAPRPSARMTPSAPPALGAQEVPPALPEVVEPPAPAPPADAAEPESLVAAAPSPAIGLILLLGPPPEWAPLSSCQVEVSFPDRAKSVVEQVVERNPDGSPRAIRIACDNAGPEPQSRSQGG
- a CDS encoding RNA polymerase sigma factor, producing the protein MSDGKRATRAPADEAALIARVQQGDTAALDELYRRHGDYVYTLCLNLCGNPDDAQDLLQETFVRAWRGLPKFVGRSSFSTWLYRITVNVTREARRRRRPEPVAAAVEPITAPEPGEVEQVRAVLARLKPAHRLVLVLRYSMCLSHQEIADCLRWSLSRAKVTVHRAKRAFKDEYVRAAQEDRTQP